One window of the Athene noctua chromosome 5, bAthNoc1.hap1.1, whole genome shotgun sequence genome contains the following:
- the RNPC3 gene encoding RNA-binding region-containing protein 3 produces the protein MAFVAGKKHTAFATFPSENAAVKALSRLHQLKLLGHTLVVEFAKEQDSVQVLSQPSVSEKCKSSEEAVKEEEKKEPSCIKIDNGIAPNHGLTFPINSCLKYLYPPPSSTILANIANALASVPKFYVQVLHLMNKMNLPPPFGPITARPPMYEEYLPVPVPPPPVPPLPPEEPPLPEEEEEQLSSGDESEYESDNEEEKERMTKLMELATLQPKRPINTKRRGVRKKQRIKDLLNLPVCTPHSNLHPALSPSDVFEQPQHVGPKKIEFHITTDIPAVLQINSEKELKNDLYATTEEINNTGFGRIFPTPSSNDKMETEEDDDEIPSEFISRKDLEKNRLSREEMEKFSVFKNYEPGDPNCRIYVKNLAKQVQEKDLKFIFGRYVDFQSEVERNMFDIRLMKEGRMKGQAFIGLPNEKAATKALKEANGYVLFEKPMVVQFARSARPKQDANEGKRKK, from the exons ATGGCTTTTGTAGCAGGGAAG aAACATACTGCTTTTGCTACCTTCCCTAGTGAAAATGCAGCTGTGAAG GCTTTGTCAAGACTGCATCAGCTGAAACTTTTAGGTCACACCTTAGTTGTTGAATTTGCGAAGGAGCAAGATAGTGTGCAGGTACTTAGCCAGCCTTCTGTCTCAGAGAAGTGTAAAAG TTCAGAAGAGGCAGtgaaagaagaagagaagaaagaaccAAGCTGTATTAAAATAGATAATGGAATTGCACCCAACCATGG cctcACCTTTCCCATCAATTCTTGCCTCAAATATTTGTATCCACCACCTTCAAGTACAATTCTAGCAAATATAGCAAATGCCTTGGCAAGTGTGCCCAAGTTTTATGTTCAG GTACTTCATCTTATGAATAAAATGAATCTTCCTCCACCTTTTGGACCAATTACAGCTCGCCCTCCCATG TATGAAGAATATCTACCAGTGCCTGTGCCACCTCCCCCAGTCCCACCTCTCCCTCCTGAAGAGCCTCCTTTgcctgaagaggaagaagagcaacTATCTAGTGGAGATGAATCAGAATATGAAAGTGATaatgaggaggaaaaggagag aaTGACCAAGTTGATGGAATTAGCAACTCTTCAGCCTAAAAGACCAATAAACACTAAGAGGCGTGGTGttagaaaaaagcaaagaattaaaGACTTATTGAATCTTCCTGTGTGTACTCCCCACAG TAATTTGCACCCTGCGCTGTCACCTTCAGATGTCTTTGAGCAGCCACAGCATGTAGGTCCAAAAAAAATAGAGTTCCATATTACTACTGACATCCCAGCTGTTCTTCAGATAAACTCggaaaaagaactgaagaatG ACCTTTATGCAACCACAGAAGAAATCAATAATACAGGCTTTGGAAGGATTTTCCCAACTCCTAGTTCAAATgataaaatggaaactgaagaGGATGATGATGAAATACCATCAGAATTTATTTCTAGAAAGGATCTAGAAAAAAACAGACTTTCTAGAGAAG aaatggaaaaattttctgttttcaaaaactaTGAGCCAGGTGATCCAAATTGCAGGATATATGTGAAGAATTTAGCTAAACAAGTTCAAGAAAAG GATCTCAAGTTCATTTTTGGAAGATATGTTGACTTCCAGTCAGAAGTGGAACGAAATAT GTTTGATATACGTTTGATGAAAGAAGGCCGTATGAAGGGACAGGCTTTCATTGGACTTCCTAATGAAAAAGCAGCTACTAAGGCTTTAAAAGAAGCAAATGGATATG